The following nucleotide sequence is from Neokomagataea tanensis.
GTCACGGTCATGGCTTACGAGCAAAACGGTGCCCGCGTAATCGGTCAGCATGTCTTGCAGCAAATCAAGCGTTTCGAGGTCAAGATCATTTGTCGGCTCGTCAAGCACCATCAAATTGGATGGCTTTGCCAAGGCGCATGCCAAAGCCAAGCGTCCGCGCTCTCCGCCGGAGAGTCTACCAACTGGGGTGCGGGCCTGCTCAGGCCGGAACAAGAAGTCTTTCATATAACCAATAACGTGACGGCGCTCAGTACCCACTTGGACTATCTCACCGTGGCCACCAGTTAACGTATCCGCAAGCGTTGCATTGGGATCAAGAGCTTCACGCTGCTGATCCAGCGTTACCATTTCAATAGACGGGCCAACCCATACTTTACCTTCTTGCGGGGCAAGGCGGCCCGTCAAAAGACGAATAAGCGTTGTTTTACCGGCACCATTGGCGCCAACCAGCCCTAAGCGATCCCCTCGCATCAAGCGCAAATCGAGATCACGTACCAACTCTCGATCACCGAAACGCCAGTTAATGCCCTCGGCAGAAATAGCAATTTTACCGCCGGACTCAGCCTCACTTGCATCCATACGCAGTGAGCCATTGCCGCGCGCGGAAACTTCACGCCGTTTTTCTCTAAGTGCTGCCAGTTCTGCAACACGCCGTACGTTGCGCTTTCTACGTGCTGTTACGCCGTAGCGCATCCAGTCTTCTTCACGCGCAATTTCACGATCGAGCTTGTGAGCATCGCGCTCTTCTTGCTCAAGGACTTCTTCACGCCACTCTTCGTAACGCGCAAAGCCTTGCTCTAACCGTCTTGTTTGCCCTCGCTCAAGCCATACTACACTTCGAGACAACGTCTCCAGCAAGCGCCTATCATGGCTAATCACAATCATCGCACAACGAGATGCTAAAAGTTCGCGCTCAAGCCATGAAATAGTCGGGAGGTCTAAATGGTTGGTTGGTTCGTCCAACAGCAACAGATCTGGCTCTTCTGCCAAAGCGCGCGCCAATGCACAGCGCCTGACTTCACCGCCCGACAAACTGGCACAGGACTCATCGCCCGTTAGCCCCAGTTCGGCCAGCATTGCGCGTGCCCTGTAGCTTTCAGTTTCATCTAAATTCGCAGCAACACAATCAAACGTCGTAGCAAACGACGAGAAATCAGGCTCCTGCGCGAGGTAGTGCACTCTGACGCCCGGTTGAGTAAACACCGTGCCGCTATCAGGCTGCAAAACACCCGATGCCATTTTCAATAGGGTTGATTTACCCGAGCCGTTACGACCGACCAAGCATACACGCTCCCCGGGACCGACGCTGAGTTCGGCTCCATCGAGAAGCGGGCGGCCGCCCAAGGTGAAAGTGATGTTTTGGAGATGAAGGATTGGTGCAGACATGACTGTCTATGTGTCTTAGCACCTACGTTCCTGCAAGAGCGATATTGCAAGAACGAATTAAACGACCAAAGAACCGCCCGTTACTGCTTGATATGTCGCCACTGAAAGCGCCATCGGCTCGAAGGGTTTCGTAATCACGAAGGAGGGCTCTTGCGATTCTCCTGTCAGCAACCG
It contains:
- a CDS encoding ABC-F family ATP-binding cassette domain-containing protein, which gives rise to MSAPILHLQNITFTLGGRPLLDGAELSVGPGERVCLVGRNGSGKSTLLKMASGVLQPDSGTVFTQPGVRVHYLAQEPDFSSFATTFDCVAANLDETESYRARAMLAELGLTGDESCASLSGGEVRRCALARALAEEPDLLLLDEPTNHLDLPTISWLERELLASRCAMIVISHDRRLLETLSRSVVWLERGQTRRLEQGFARYEEWREEVLEQEERDAHKLDREIAREEDWMRYGVTARRKRNVRRVAELAALREKRREVSARGNGSLRMDASEAESGGKIAISAEGINWRFGDRELVRDLDLRLMRGDRLGLVGANGAGKTTLIRLLTGRLAPQEGKVWVGPSIEMVTLDQQREALDPNATLADTLTGGHGEIVQVGTERRHVIGYMKDFLFRPEQARTPVGRLSGGERGRLALACALAKPSNLMVLDEPTNDLDLETLDLLQDMLTDYAGTVLLVSHDRDFLDRVAGSVLVSEGDGRWIEYAGGYSDMLAQRGGKAPSGREPIAKEYADSSDKKAVKTEKKQTKLSYKDKRALELLPGQMAKLEAEALKLREVLADPTLYSRDPKSFEKATARLQNVEDELVAAEEQWLELEMKKEELEAS